A single genomic interval of Longimicrobium sp. harbors:
- a CDS encoding cold-shock protein has product MRTSGTVKWFNDSKGFGFITPDNGDKDCFVHHSAIQAQGFRTLAEGQKVEFDVVQGQKGPAAENVTPV; this is encoded by the coding sequence ATGCGTACCAGCGGAACCGTGAAGTGGTTCAACGACAGCAAGGGCTTTGGCTTCATCACGCCGGACAACGGCGACAAGGACTGCTTCGTGCACCACTCCGCCATCCAGGCCCAGGGTTTCCGGACCCTCGCCGAGGGGCAGAAGGTCGAGTTCGACGTCGTTCAGGGCCAGAAGGGCCCCGCGGCTGAGAACGTCACCCCGGTCTGA